In one window of Zhihengliuella sp. ISTPL4 DNA:
- a CDS encoding Lrp/AsnC family transcriptional regulator, which yields MPGLDRIDLELLAALAEDPRVTIVALAERMSLSRNTIQARMARLEQSGVFLSYERAFSPDVLGFPLQAFVSIGVRQTELPRIINELARIPEVVQAHGLSGSIDLLARVACRDARHLFDTDARILSIEGVERTETSLAMGEVIPFRVAGLIGLARRES from the coding sequence ATGCCTGGACTGGATCGGATAGACCTCGAGCTTCTCGCTGCCCTGGCCGAGGACCCTCGCGTGACCATCGTCGCTCTCGCCGAGCGGATGAGCTTGTCCCGCAACACCATTCAGGCCCGGATGGCCCGTCTGGAGCAGAGCGGCGTCTTCCTCTCCTACGAGCGCGCCTTCTCCCCCGATGTCCTCGGCTTCCCGCTGCAGGCGTTCGTCAGCATCGGTGTCCGTCAGACCGAACTGCCGCGCATCATCAACGAGCTCGCCCGCATCCCGGAGGTCGTCCAGGCGCACGGTCTGAGCGGCTCCATCGACCTGCTGGCACGGGTGGCATGCCGCGACGCGCGTCACCTCTTCGACACGGACGCGCGCATCCTCTCGATCGAGGGCGTGGAGCGGACGGAGACCTCGCTCGCGATGGGCGAGGTCATTCCCTTCCGGGTCGCGGGACTCATCGGCCTCGCGCGACGGGAATCCTGA